The following coding sequences lie in one Dehalobacter sp. 12DCB1 genomic window:
- a CDS encoding CBS domain-containing protein: protein MRVMDIMSTDVSWVDPATKVPDIAKMMRDKDIGAVPVVQAGRVLGIITDRDIVLRVIASDKDVKQATAEQCMTADPICIDGTQDIDTVAEVMAEYQVKRLPVLKQGQIVGVIALGDLAIENIHINEAGEALNGISRGISH from the coding sequence ATGCGGGTCATGGATATTATGTCAACGGACGTAAGCTGGGTGGACCCGGCAACCAAGGTTCCAGATATAGCCAAAATGATGAGGGATAAAGATATTGGTGCGGTACCGGTCGTTCAGGCAGGAAGAGTATTGGGGATTATAACTGACCGGGATATTGTGCTGAGAGTCATCGCTTCGGACAAGGATGTCAAGCAGGCGACGGCAGAACAGTGCATGACAGCAGATCCAATCTGTATCGATGGAACGCAGGATATCGATACTGTGGCAGAAGTCATGGCAGAATACCAGGTAAAACGTCTTCCGGTGCTGAAACAGGGGCAAATTGTCGGGGTGATCGCCTTAGGTGACCTTGCGATCGAAAATATTCATATCAATGAAGCCGGAGAAGCTCTAAATGGCATATCACGAGGGATCAGCCATTAA
- a CDS encoding demethylmenaquinone methyltransferase — translation MDFEGKEKSEYVKETFNAIAGKYDLMNSLMSMGMDNSWRAKAVRIVEAKPGMKMIDLCCGTSKLTREIAAAVGDSGRVTGVDFSEEMLAVGRKNIENDRYKASIELLQGDAMSLPFTDNSFDGATVGWGLRNLPDLRRGIREMIRVVKPGSMVVSLDMGKPTIPVFKQLYWLYFEKIVPWLGKVHGGKQKEYTYLFDSACEFESQRQLAQIFAECGLQDTGYKNLVGGVVAIVYGRKPK, via the coding sequence ATGGATTTTGAAGGTAAAGAAAAATCAGAATACGTTAAAGAAACGTTTAACGCAATTGCCGGGAAATATGATCTGATGAATTCCCTGATGAGTATGGGGATGGATAATTCCTGGAGGGCCAAAGCAGTCAGAATCGTCGAGGCTAAACCTGGAATGAAGATGATTGACCTATGCTGCGGGACCAGTAAGCTTACAAGGGAGATTGCTGCCGCCGTCGGGGATTCCGGTCGGGTTACAGGGGTGGATTTTTCAGAAGAAATGCTGGCTGTCGGCCGGAAAAATATCGAAAATGACCGGTATAAAGCGAGCATCGAGCTTTTGCAGGGTGATGCGATGAGCCTGCCTTTTACCGATAACAGTTTTGACGGAGCAACCGTTGGCTGGGGGCTCAGGAATCTTCCCGATCTTCGCCGCGGAATCCGGGAAATGATTCGTGTTGTCAAACCTGGTTCCATGGTCGTATCTCTGGATATGGGAAAGCCGACCATACCGGTTTTCAAACAGCTTTACTGGCTGTATTTTGAGAAGATCGTTCCGTGGCTGGGAAAAGTCCACGGCGGAAAACAAAAAGAATACACGTATCTTTTTGATTCGGCCTGTGAATTTGAATCTCAGCGACAGCTCGCCCAGATCTTTGCTGAATGCGGACTTCAGGATACGGGATATAAAAATCTTGTCGGCGGTGTCGTGGCGATCGTGTATGGCCGAAAACCAAAATGA
- a CDS encoding late competence development ComFB family protein, with protein MYELKNFSEVIVKKTLEDYLPVANIPCKCERCQADIMAFVLNRFPPRYYVSLKGEVMTHFESQMFPDKARVLAEVVGAAQIVAAFPSHPLDQKEE; from the coding sequence ATGTATGAACTAAAAAATTTTAGTGAAGTCATTGTGAAGAAAACATTGGAAGATTATCTGCCCGTCGCCAATATCCCTTGCAAATGCGAACGGTGTCAGGCCGACATAATGGCTTTTGTACTAAACCGCTTCCCCCCGAGATATTATGTTTCCTTAAAAGGCGAAGTCATGACGCACTTTGAATCACAAATGTTTCCGGACAAAGCCCGAGTCTTGGCAGAAGTCGTTGGTGCTGCCCAGATAGTTGCGGCTTTCCCGTCCCATCCGCTTGACCAGAAAGAAGAATAA
- a CDS encoding DEAD/DEAH box helicase, giving the protein MISEYQGLKLDQFQMDAIEAINQGHSVIVSAPTGTGKTMVADYLVEKSIRESKRIIYTAPIKALSNQKFKDFSRQFGSETVGIMTGDVVINPGAPLLIMTTEIFRNQVITNDPELEHVSYIIFDEIHWLNDEDRGTVWEESIILALPNIKILGLSATIANAAELKGWIEDIRKDTVVLIEEQQRVVPLEYYYFCQDTGIIGYDDLIRFYYQKLKSTDRTDNSPLFKPTSHLDLIKTVEKQYLPTLYFVFSRKQCADKAHELANIKNYLSPEQSKEVKNIFLEHFGSEDTWSSSTRKLFRVCRKGIAYHHAGLLPLQKSVVEDLFLAKTISVLYCTETFSVGINYPVKAVCFDSLNKYDGRSFRALANHEFFQMSGRAGRRGIDEIGYSFAIVDLNYFEKEPPVKFDIAKLEPLTSQFRLSYNTVLNLLATLSSEQIETYFKKSFAAHSYILTAQKTEEEIRLLSEQSAQAKENLCEHVGTYRCPLNYYPKKKELDRLHKAFDKLDPRRRNKIFGRQMYRKIMKWEKILKTAPQKCTRKQNDSCKSFAGKWINLEKEISNLKNQLFSMPDYNTFNSEFERKKALLQQMGYIENDMLLPRGELARYIYVQEILVTELIYSGIIEQLDDEQLTALISCIDYESKRNEYFQKFDQIDFKPVREMMNYIQSICGPDAVRFESRAAVLAYHWSKGAALIELQQLCTLDEGDIIAVLRRTIDLLRQMREAVTDHSLRERFSACIKKLDRDEASIQELN; this is encoded by the coding sequence ATGATTTCCGAGTATCAGGGACTTAAGCTCGATCAATTTCAAATGGATGCGATTGAAGCAATTAATCAGGGACATTCCGTCATTGTTTCAGCTCCTACCGGAACAGGGAAAACAATGGTCGCAGATTATCTGGTTGAAAAATCGATTCGGGAAAGCAAACGGATTATTTATACAGCACCGATAAAAGCGTTAAGCAACCAGAAATTTAAAGATTTTTCCCGCCAATTTGGCAGCGAGACCGTCGGGATCATGACCGGGGATGTTGTGATCAATCCTGGCGCCCCGTTGCTGATCATGACCACAGAGATCTTCCGTAATCAGGTCATTACCAATGATCCTGAACTGGAGCACGTTTCCTATATTATCTTTGACGAAATTCACTGGCTCAATGATGAGGACAGAGGTACAGTCTGGGAAGAATCCATCATTCTTGCTCTGCCAAACATTAAGATTCTGGGCTTAAGTGCCACAATTGCCAATGCCGCGGAACTGAAGGGCTGGATTGAGGACATCCGCAAAGACACCGTTGTCTTGATCGAGGAACAGCAAAGGGTTGTTCCTCTGGAATATTATTATTTCTGTCAGGACACCGGTATCATCGGCTATGATGACCTGATCAGGTTCTATTATCAGAAGCTTAAATCCACGGACAGAACCGATAATTCCCCGCTGTTTAAACCTACGTCACATCTTGACCTGATCAAAACTGTTGAGAAACAATATCTTCCTACCCTCTATTTTGTATTCAGCAGAAAGCAATGTGCCGATAAAGCGCATGAACTGGCCAATATCAAAAACTACCTGTCGCCGGAACAAAGCAAAGAAGTGAAAAACATCTTTTTGGAGCATTTTGGTTCTGAAGATACTTGGTCCTCTTCCACACGCAAGTTATTCAGAGTCTGCCGGAAAGGTATTGCCTATCACCATGCCGGGCTGCTGCCTTTGCAGAAATCCGTCGTAGAGGACCTTTTTCTGGCGAAGACGATCTCCGTTCTGTACTGTACCGAGACCTTCAGTGTCGGGATCAACTACCCTGTCAAGGCCGTTTGCTTTGATTCTCTAAACAAATACGACGGACGCAGCTTCAGGGCTCTGGCAAACCACGAATTTTTTCAGATGTCCGGCAGAGCCGGCCGACGCGGTATTGACGAGATCGGTTATTCCTTTGCGATTGTTGATTTGAATTACTTTGAAAAAGAACCGCCGGTAAAATTTGATATTGCCAAGTTAGAACCGTTGACCAGTCAGTTCCGACTTTCCTATAATACAGTTTTGAATCTCCTGGCAACATTATCGTCGGAGCAAATTGAAACCTATTTCAAAAAAAGTTTTGCTGCTCATTCCTATATCTTGACCGCTCAGAAAACGGAAGAAGAGATTCGTCTTCTGTCCGAGCAATCAGCCCAAGCCAAAGAGAACCTCTGTGAGCATGTCGGGACCTATCGGTGTCCGCTGAATTACTACCCGAAAAAGAAAGAATTGGACAGGCTTCATAAAGCCTTTGACAAATTGGACCCGCGACGCCGCAATAAGATTTTCGGTCGTCAGATGTACCGAAAAATTATGAAATGGGAGAAGATCCTTAAGACTGCTCCCCAGAAATGTACCAGAAAACAAAACGATAGCTGTAAATCCTTCGCCGGAAAGTGGATCAACCTTGAAAAAGAAATTTCAAATCTCAAAAATCAATTGTTCTCAATGCCGGATTACAACACCTTTAATTCCGAATTTGAAAGAAAAAAAGCCCTGCTGCAGCAAATGGGTTATATTGAAAATGACATGCTTTTGCCGCGGGGGGAGCTCGCCAGATATATTTATGTACAGGAAATCCTGGTAACCGAATTGATTTACTCAGGGATCATCGAACAGTTGGATGATGAGCAGCTGACCGCGCTGATTTCCTGTATTGATTACGAAAGCAAACGTAATGAGTATTTCCAGAAGTTTGACCAGATTGATTTTAAGCCTGTCAGGGAAATGATGAATTATATTCAGAGCATCTGCGGGCCTGACGCTGTGCGCTTTGAATCCAGAGCGGCCGTCCTTGCGTATCATTGGAGCAAAGGTGCTGCATTAATCGAGCTTCAGCAACTCTGCACCCTGGATGAAGGAGATATTATCGCGGTCTTAAGGCGGACCATCGATTTACTGCGCCAGATGCGGGAAGCCGTAACAGACCACTCACTAAGAGAACGCTTCAGCGCCTGTATCAAAAAACTGGACAGAGATGAGGCTTCGATCCAAGAATTAAATTGA